A window of Thermosynechococcus sp. NK55a contains these coding sequences:
- a CDS encoding EcsC family protein, whose protein sequence is MPQPADFSWAGLLGAVQEGQEWGHQFLCDPQWQGDRDRMANHAIYEATFWSFGTGVVTGLMGWLGLVLDIGSFVYSQTKLTAALFTIYGLDVEDENVLMILISVASGVTANQLAEYFGTELCRQVFNTVVRRSVEKKLPQLLQKVIQQLPRPLAQRIVGRIAGRSVMVRALPLIGGVIGGGTNAITMTVFGHGVCALIKTFRSAPSATPLGQEGTLEPLSPLLPGESPAKFPRSLPPARQ, encoded by the coding sequence ATGCCCCAGCCAGCTGACTTCTCTTGGGCCGGTCTGCTCGGCGCCGTACAGGAGGGGCAAGAATGGGGACACCAGTTTCTCTGCGATCCTCAGTGGCAGGGCGATCGCGATCGCATGGCCAACCATGCCATTTACGAGGCCACTTTCTGGTCCTTTGGCACTGGTGTAGTCACTGGCCTGATGGGTTGGCTTGGCCTGGTGCTGGACATTGGCTCCTTTGTCTATTCTCAAACGAAGCTAACAGCAGCCCTCTTTACTATCTATGGCCTAGATGTCGAAGATGAAAATGTGCTAATGATACTGATTTCCGTTGCTTCTGGAGTTACCGCTAATCAGCTAGCAGAGTACTTTGGCACCGAATTGTGTCGGCAAGTTTTCAACACCGTCGTCAGACGGTCGGTGGAAAAAAAATTACCCCAATTGCTGCAAAAAGTCATCCAACAGCTACCGCGGCCCCTGGCTCAACGAATTGTTGGCAGAATTGCTGGCAGAAGTGTGATGGTTCGGGCCCTGCCCTTGATTGGTGGGGTCATTGGTGGTGGCACAAACGCCATTACTATGACTGTTTTTGGCCATGGGGTGTGTGCGTTGATCAAAACTTTCCGATCCGCGCCGTCAGCTACCCCTCTGGGGCAGGAGGGGACTCTAGAACCACTTTCACCGTTGCTGCCAGGGGAATCGCCAGCAAAATTCCCAAGAAGCCTGCCACCCGCGCGCCAATGA
- the cobD gene encoding threonine-phosphate decarboxylase CobD: protein MHPPRHGGNLAWAAAIARCAPNEILDFSASLNPWGPPKSVIAALQASLATIRDYPDPDCRPLVAALTTLHRLPKDYFLVGNGAAELLTWVGRECGQRQRVFVVVPAFADYRRAVAAFDSTLVPLPLPQVQNNFSEVLPELTQRDAIIVNNPHNPSGHLWSRNHLQPLLETGALVVVDEAFMDFLPPPANESLIAAVPEYPNLIVLRSLTKFYGLAGLRLGYALSSPERWQRWRAWRDPWSVNSLAIIAGVTALGDRPFQEHTWQWLPPTRHAFAAALNALPKLKVVTKSKANFLLIQATGSILPLQTYLLQQHRILIRDCCSFPELGASYFRVAVRRDSENQGLLEALRAYYQCQ, encoded by the coding sequence TTGCATCCCCCGCGCCACGGTGGCAATTTAGCTTGGGCGGCAGCGATCGCTAGGTGTGCCCCCAATGAGATTTTGGACTTCTCTGCTAGTCTCAACCCTTGGGGTCCTCCAAAGTCAGTGATTGCTGCCCTGCAGGCGTCTCTTGCCACAATTCGCGACTATCCCGATCCCGATTGCCGTCCCTTGGTAGCGGCGCTGACTACTCTTCATCGGCTGCCAAAGGATTATTTTTTGGTGGGCAATGGTGCAGCAGAGTTGTTGACATGGGTGGGGCGTGAATGTGGGCAGCGGCAGCGCGTCTTTGTCGTTGTTCCTGCCTTTGCCGACTATCGGCGGGCAGTGGCAGCCTTTGACAGCACACTGGTTCCCCTTCCTTTGCCACAGGTACAAAACAATTTCTCAGAGGTCCTACCAGAACTGACACAGAGAGATGCCATCATTGTCAACAACCCCCATAACCCCAGTGGGCATCTCTGGTCGCGGAATCATCTCCAACCCCTGTTAGAGACAGGTGCCTTAGTGGTGGTGGATGAGGCCTTTATGGACTTTTTGCCGCCGCCGGCAAACGAGTCTCTAATAGCGGCTGTGCCTGAGTACCCCAATTTAATTGTTCTGCGATCGCTGACAAAGTTCTATGGTCTAGCGGGTCTGCGTCTAGGGTATGCCCTCTCCTCGCCCGAACGTTGGCAGCGCTGGCGAGCATGGCGAGATCCCTGGAGTGTGAATAGTCTGGCCATCATCGCTGGCGTTACGGCTTTAGGGGATCGCCCCTTTCAGGAGCACACATGGCAGTGGCTGCCACCCACACGCCATGCCTTTGCCGCTGCGCTGAACGCTTTGCCCAAACTAAAGGTGGTGACCAAGAGCAAGGCAAACTTTTTACTCATTCAAGCAACCGGCTCCATTTTGCCCCTGCAAACCTACCTCCTGCAGCAACATCGCATCTTGATTCGCGATTGTTGCAGCTTTCCCGAATTGGGCGCCTCTTACTTCCGGGTAGCGGTGCGCCGTGACAGCGAAAACCAGGGTCTTCTGGAGGCTTTGCGGGCTTATTACCAATGCCAGTAG
- a CDS encoding DUF3153 domain-containing protein, with product MVIQHQGQTGGSLTYRLTLPQPDPLFTEQVIQQAHRLGGAVKQRDKTHLQVTIPFDTSQQLATVLNRIGRVPYLSQVTAKADIFDQNLLLFVRERFRYDIDLRPLGIESRDQAVLVAPRSLLNFQLALETPWGGHPIERPAMAKDTVVNPHVQRGGDRLTWTLIPGYLNHLEAVYWYPSPLGWGTLVIVGLLMLGSWLRTRLSGSA from the coding sequence ATGGTCATCCAGCATCAGGGACAAACGGGGGGGAGCCTAACCTACAGGCTAACGCTGCCTCAGCCCGATCCTCTTTTTACTGAGCAAGTCATCCAGCAGGCGCACCGCTTGGGGGGAGCGGTCAAGCAGCGCGATAAAACCCATCTTCAGGTGACGATTCCCTTTGACACCAGCCAGCAATTGGCCACCGTCCTCAATCGCATTGGTCGTGTGCCCTATCTTTCCCAAGTCACTGCTAAGGCGGATATTTTTGACCAGAACCTGTTGCTCTTTGTCCGGGAACGCTTTCGCTATGACATTGACCTGCGACCCTTGGGTATTGAGTCCCGTGATCAAGCCGTTCTGGTGGCACCGCGGTCACTGCTGAATTTTCAGCTTGCCCTAGAAACCCCTTGGGGGGGACACCCGATTGAACGCCCAGCCATGGCGAAGGACACAGTTGTGAACCCCCATGTTCAGCGGGGGGGCGATCGCCTGACTTGGACATTGATACCTGGTTATCTCAATCACCTAGAGGCAGTCTATTGGTATCCCAGTCCCTTGGGGTGGGGTACCTTGGTCATTGTTGGCCTACTGATGTTGGGCAGTTGGCTGCGCACCCGTCTTAGCGGTTCTGCCTAA
- a CDS encoding universal stress protein, whose protein sequence is MFKTILFPIDRSRDTQEAMPTVVEMVKLFQSQLFLLSVEESPEPDPELEAAIAEFLNRVKEAFAQQAIVAETLLRRGKPAFVICDVADEINASLIIMGCRGTGLTPEGFQESVSNRVINLAPCPVLVVP, encoded by the coding sequence ATGTTCAAAACCATTCTTTTTCCCATTGACCGTAGCCGTGACACCCAAGAAGCCATGCCCACGGTGGTTGAGATGGTGAAACTGTTCCAGAGCCAGTTGTTTCTGCTGTCGGTGGAGGAAAGCCCAGAACCCGATCCAGAGCTAGAGGCAGCGATCGCTGAGTTTTTGAATCGAGTGAAGGAAGCCTTTGCCCAGCAGGCGATTGTGGCGGAAACCTTGCTACGGCGCGGCAAACCTGCCTTTGTTATCTGTGATGTGGCCGATGAGATCAATGCCAGCTTAATTATTATGGGCTGCCGAGGAACGGGGCTTACCCCAGAGGGGTTCCAAGAAAGTGTTAGCAACCGCGTGATTAATTTGGCGCCCTGTCCGGTCTTGGTCGTGCCCTAG
- a CDS encoding HU family DNA-binding protein: MNKAELVDAVFNRAHSANNVTKKQVEAIISATVEEIMEAVAKGEKVTLVGFGAFEPRERKAREGRNPKTKEKMQIPATTVPAFSAGKLFKEKVAPPAAAEPAAKGKKK, from the coding sequence ATGAATAAAGCTGAGCTCGTGGATGCTGTGTTTAATCGTGCCCATAGCGCCAACAACGTCACCAAAAAGCAAGTTGAGGCTATTATCTCTGCCACCGTGGAGGAAATCATGGAGGCTGTGGCCAAGGGAGAAAAAGTAACACTGGTGGGCTTTGGTGCCTTTGAACCTCGGGAGCGCAAAGCCCGTGAAGGGCGCAACCCCAAAACCAAGGAAAAAATGCAAATCCCAGCAACTACCGTGCCCGCCTTTTCAGCAGGGAAACTCTTCAAAGAAAAAGTTGCACCTCCTGCGGCTGCGGAACCAGCGGCCAAGGGCAAGAAAAAATAG
- a CDS encoding aminopeptidase P N-terminal domain-containing protein — MKAEYQQRQQQFLEKLGTGVAVFCSAPRAIMHNDVDYNFRQDSNFYYLTGFNEPEAVAVFAPNHSEHRYVLFVQPKDLSQEIWTGARLGVDAAKEELGADAVYPIGELEEHLPRYLETGDPLYYHFGHNERFNQLILKHYQRLLATLPKRGTGPRAIADPSILLAPMRQIKSAAELALIRRAIAITVEAHQCARELAAPGRWEYEIQAEIEHVFRLRGGDGPAYPSIVASGPNACVLHYTENQRQMAAGDLLLIDAGCAYRYYNADITRTFPVSGQFTGEQKAIYDIVLAAQKAAIEQVRPGNTYNQIHDAAVQVIVEGLVDLGLLRGEIETLINEGKENQTQKYRTFFMHGTGHWLGLDVHDVGLYKHNKETWVTLQPGQVLTVEPGIYIHPEATPAEGQPEIGDRWRGIGVRIEDDVLVTADGHEVLTAAVPK, encoded by the coding sequence ATGAAAGCAGAGTACCAGCAACGACAGCAGCAGTTTTTAGAGAAATTGGGCACAGGTGTGGCTGTTTTCTGTAGTGCCCCGCGCGCCATCATGCACAATGATGTGGACTACAACTTTCGCCAAGACAGTAATTTTTACTATCTCACGGGCTTTAATGAGCCAGAGGCGGTTGCTGTTTTTGCGCCCAACCACAGCGAGCATCGCTATGTGCTCTTTGTGCAACCCAAGGATCTCAGCCAAGAAATTTGGACAGGAGCACGCCTTGGCGTAGACGCGGCCAAGGAGGAGTTAGGCGCCGATGCTGTATATCCCATTGGTGAGCTAGAGGAGCACCTGCCCCGCTATTTGGAGACGGGGGATCCGCTGTACTACCACTTTGGTCACAACGAGCGTTTTAATCAACTGATTCTCAAGCACTACCAGCGGCTGCTGGCGACGCTACCAAAACGGGGCACAGGTCCGCGGGCGATCGCGGATCCCAGTATTCTCTTGGCACCCATGCGGCAAATTAAATCAGCAGCGGAACTGGCCTTGATCCGCCGGGCGATCGCCATCACTGTCGAAGCCCATCAGTGTGCCCGCGAACTGGCTGCTCCGGGGCGCTGGGAATACGAGATCCAAGCAGAGATAGAGCATGTGTTTCGCCTACGGGGAGGCGATGGCCCTGCTTATCCTTCAATTGTTGCCTCAGGTCCGAATGCCTGTGTGCTCCACTACACCGAAAACCAACGGCAAATGGCAGCAGGAGACTTGCTCCTGATTGATGCGGGCTGTGCCTATCGTTACTACAACGCCGATATTACCCGCACCTTTCCTGTAAGTGGCCAGTTTACCGGCGAACAAAAGGCGATTTATGATATTGTCCTCGCTGCCCAAAAAGCGGCAATTGAGCAGGTGCGACCGGGGAATACCTACAACCAAATCCACGATGCAGCGGTGCAGGTGATTGTTGAAGGCTTGGTTGACCTTGGCCTGCTGCGCGGGGAAATTGAGACCCTCATCAATGAAGGGAAAGAGAATCAGACCCAGAAGTACCGCACCTTCTTTATGCATGGCACCGGTCACTGGCTGGGACTCGATGTCCACGATGTCGGTCTTTACAAGCACAACAAGGAGACATGGGTGACCCTCCAGCCGGGGCAAGTGTTGACGGTTGAGCCAGGGATTTATATTCATCCTGAAGCAACCCCCGCCGAGGGTCAGCCCGAGATTGGCGATCGCTGGCGCGGCATTGGGGTGCGCATTGAAGACGATGTCCTCGTCACGGCTGACGGACACGAGGTACTCACGGCAGCGGTGCCCAAATAG
- a CDS encoding DUF3536 domain-containing protein: MLNSTDVTPTASVPAADQLQALGVYITIHGHFYQPPRENPYLNAIEHQPSAQPFHDWNERIYYECYRPNAFARILNDRGEVIDIVNNFEYLSFNIGPTLFSWLERYDLEVYQRIIEADRHSCQRFNGHGNAIAQVYNHIILPLANYRDKLTQIRWGKADFRRRFGREPEGMWLAETAIDDETVAALIQEGIRFTVLAPSQAQRCRPILPEGDAEWIEVSGSQIDPTRPYRCYLPGGDRQRDYLDIFFYDGPISRDIGFSDLLTSSQFLAGRLGQAVRGDRRPSQIIAVATDGETFGHHKYGGEKALAYAFKVEFPQRGWQVTNFAYYLSLFPPTWEVELKPVTAWSCAHGVDRWQDNCGCGGGGEWHQRWRRPLRDALNWLRDELIDIYETLGSDLFQEVWAARDAYIEVIADRSPETLHRFLAHHQRRPLSQREQMDALRLLEMQHHALLMFTSCGWFFDELSRPEGVQILRYAARAIELAGDVAGVQLETEFIERLAAAPSNVPQFGDGARVYHQLVKTAQISLQQVAAHYAIGSLFNSYSRQHQLYCYEIEQGDYHLQRMGSLTLAIGQIQLTSTITTESQLLIFAVLHLGGWDFHCAIQPFQGRREYSQIKTHLLQAFQQGSAARVVMAMTERFGGVAYSLDNLFAEERHRLMGVLARETLTRLDQLYTQVYRDNYGILMGFQRDGLSVPQELQVAAAVALTHRAISHLRSLEQDLSDLGDLPLADLQSHLAELAAIAREARLLGCRLSLQEQQRLLEQNITTGLRYLAHHLESHTLGQLSPLLQDLITVADALGLNLNLDRAQEQLYTLMGQLRQKGRHLSEGDRQHLQTLATRLKVDPHLLASLAS; the protein is encoded by the coding sequence ATGCTGAATTCAACGGATGTGACGCCTACAGCTTCTGTCCCCGCTGCCGATCAACTGCAGGCCCTTGGGGTGTACATCACTATCCATGGCCATTTCTATCAGCCCCCCCGCGAAAACCCCTATCTCAATGCCATTGAACACCAACCCAGTGCCCAGCCATTTCACGATTGGAATGAGCGCATTTACTACGAGTGCTATCGCCCCAATGCCTTTGCGCGGATTCTCAACGATCGCGGTGAGGTCATTGATATTGTCAATAACTTTGAATACCTAAGCTTTAATATTGGCCCAACGCTCTTTAGTTGGCTTGAGCGCTACGATCTCGAGGTCTATCAGCGCATTATTGAGGCCGATCGCCACAGTTGTCAGCGCTTCAATGGCCACGGCAACGCGATCGCCCAAGTCTATAACCACATCATTTTGCCCTTGGCCAACTATCGGGATAAATTGACCCAGATTCGTTGGGGTAAGGCAGACTTTCGGCGGCGGTTTGGCCGCGAACCGGAGGGGATGTGGCTGGCAGAAACGGCCATTGATGATGAAACTGTAGCCGCACTGATTCAGGAGGGGATTCGCTTTACTGTTTTGGCGCCTTCCCAGGCTCAACGCTGTCGGCCGATTCTCCCTGAGGGGGACGCCGAGTGGATCGAGGTCAGCGGCAGCCAAATTGATCCAACGCGTCCCTATCGCTGCTATTTACCGGGGGGCGATCGCCAGCGGGATTACCTAGACATCTTCTTCTACGATGGTCCCATTTCGCGGGATATAGGCTTTAGTGACCTGCTCACTAGCTCTCAATTTCTGGCGGGACGGTTGGGGCAGGCCGTGCGTGGCGATCGTCGCCCCAGTCAAATTATTGCCGTTGCCACCGACGGTGAGACCTTTGGCCATCACAAGTATGGCGGTGAAAAAGCCCTCGCCTATGCTTTTAAGGTGGAATTTCCACAGCGGGGTTGGCAGGTGACCAACTTTGCCTATTACCTCAGCCTCTTTCCCCCTACTTGGGAAGTGGAACTCAAACCAGTCACCGCTTGGAGTTGTGCCCATGGAGTGGATCGCTGGCAGGACAATTGTGGCTGCGGCGGTGGTGGCGAGTGGCATCAGCGGTGGCGACGCCCCTTGCGGGATGCCCTGAACTGGTTGCGGGATGAGCTCATTGATATTTATGAAACCCTGGGCAGTGATTTATTTCAGGAGGTTTGGGCTGCCCGTGATGCCTATATTGAGGTGATTGCCGATCGCTCCCCGGAGACCCTGCACCGCTTTTTGGCCCACCACCAACGTCGCCCCCTGAGTCAAAGGGAGCAAATGGATGCCCTGCGTCTGCTGGAGATGCAGCACCATGCCCTGCTGATGTTTACCAGTTGTGGTTGGTTCTTTGATGAACTCTCGCGGCCGGAGGGGGTGCAAATTCTCCGCTATGCGGCACGGGCAATCGAACTGGCAGGGGATGTCGCCGGTGTACAGTTGGAAACCGAGTTTATTGAGCGGCTGGCAGCGGCCCCCAGCAACGTACCGCAGTTTGGCGATGGGGCAAGGGTCTATCACCAGTTGGTAAAAACAGCTCAAATTAGCTTACAGCAGGTGGCTGCCCACTATGCCATCGGTTCCCTCTTTAACAGTTATTCCCGCCAACACCAACTCTACTGTTATGAGATTGAGCAGGGGGATTACCATCTCCAACGCATGGGTAGCCTGACGCTGGCGATCGGCCAAATTCAACTCACCTCGACGATTACAACCGAGTCACAACTGTTGATCTTTGCTGTCTTGCACCTGGGGGGCTGGGACTTCCACTGTGCCATTCAACCCTTCCAAGGGCGGCGCGAATATAGCCAGATCAAGACCCATCTCCTGCAAGCCTTCCAACAGGGCAGTGCGGCGCGGGTGGTGATGGCGATGACGGAACGCTTTGGGGGGGTGGCCTACAGCTTGGACAATCTCTTTGCTGAAGAACGACACCGCCTCATGGGGGTGCTGGCGCGGGAAACCCTGACCCGCTTGGATCAGCTGTATACCCAAGTCTATCGCGATAACTACGGCATCCTCATGGGGTTTCAGCGGGATGGCCTGAGTGTGCCCCAAGAGTTGCAGGTGGCCGCGGCGGTGGCTTTGACCCATCGTGCCATTAGCCATTTGCGAAGTTTAGAGCAAGACCTCAGCGATCTGGGGGATTTGCCCTTGGCAGATCTGCAAAGCCATTTGGCAGAATTGGCGGCGATCGCCCGCGAGGCGCGGCTGTTGGGCTGTCGGCTGAGTCTGCAAGAGCAACAACGGCTCCTCGAGCAGAACATTACTACGGGATTACGCTATCTGGCTCACCATTTGGAGAGTCATACCCTAGGACAATTGAGCCCCTTGCTGCAGGACTTGATCACAGTCGCGGATGCCTTGGGTTTGAACCTGAATCTGGATCGAGCGCAGGAGCAGCTTTATACCCTCATGGGTCAACTGCGGCAGAAGGGCAGGCACCTCAGTGAGGGCGATCGCCAGCACCTGCAAACCTTAGCCACCCGCCTTAAGGTTGATCCTCACCTATTGGCTTCCCTTGCTTCCTAG
- a CDS encoding N-acetylmannosamine-6-phosphate 2-epimerase yields the protein MNLATQIHGGLIVSCQAPPDSPLAAPDIIAAMARAAVLRGAVAVRINTPAHIQAVRQAVNVPIIGLWKQTLPAYPVYITPRFADAVAVATAGADIIALDATARSRPEPLQDLIQRIHDELGKPVMADIDSLENAEAAVAAGADWVGTTLFGYTETTAHTPPPSWSLLSQLVKQLSVPILCEGGIASPTMAAKALGLGAWAVVVGTDITGIDLKVQRYVAALKANTALS from the coding sequence ATGAACCTAGCAACGCAAATTCACGGCGGTCTGATTGTCTCCTGCCAAGCCCCGCCAGATTCCCCTTTGGCCGCACCAGACATCATTGCCGCTATGGCAAGGGCAGCAGTTTTGCGGGGGGCAGTGGCCGTGCGCATCAATACCCCAGCCCATATTCAGGCAGTGCGCCAAGCGGTGAATGTGCCCATCATTGGCCTCTGGAAGCAGACCTTGCCAGCGTACCCTGTGTATATTACGCCTCGCTTTGCCGATGCGGTAGCTGTTGCAACAGCAGGCGCCGATATCATTGCCCTCGATGCCACAGCGCGATCGCGTCCTGAACCTCTACAGGATTTGATTCAGCGAATTCACGATGAACTGGGCAAGCCTGTGATGGCTGATATTGACTCCCTGGAAAATGCCGAAGCCGCGGTTGCTGCCGGAGCTGATTGGGTAGGCACCACCCTCTTTGGCTACACCGAAACCACGGCGCATACCCCGCCCCCCAGTTGGTCGCTTCTGAGTCAGCTTGTCAAGCAGCTCAGCGTACCTATTCTTTGTGAAGGGGGAATTGCCAGTCCAACCATGGCTGCAAAGGCCTTGGGTTTAGGGGCTTGGGCAGTCGTTGTCGGCACCGACATTACCGGTATTGATCTTAAGGTGCAGCGGTATGTCGCGGCTCTCAAGGCTAATACAGCCCTTTCTTAG
- a CDS encoding AI-2E family transporter translates to MRWSGPPGSWQRYLAYLITGPLTVLNLWVAEQVYLYFEYPINILVIAAILAFLLNQVVIRLCARGLQRRQAIALVLLITLLVVSVLMLLLLPLAIQQAEELLNQLPELADTSNQNLRHLDQLLRRYQFPVGVNDLMEELTIQVKGIAALLPSVAITTVTRFFDTLLVLILTVYMLFYGSGIWRGLMQLVPKPWRQVVDDALRLNIRSFFSAQLFLGLFMFLALIPFMVALQVNFGFLFALIIGVAQLIPVVGATLGIGFVTLLILFQDAWLALNIFLIAVVLQQIKDNVLAPKLLGNLMGLNPLWQFIALLIGARVAGFLGILLAIPLAATVKVVLESPPAPEG, encoded by the coding sequence ATGCGATGGTCTGGTCCCCCGGGGAGTTGGCAACGGTATCTTGCCTATTTAATTACAGGACCTCTGACTGTCCTCAACCTCTGGGTGGCGGAGCAAGTTTACCTCTATTTTGAATATCCGATTAATATTCTTGTCATTGCCGCCATCTTGGCTTTTTTGCTCAATCAAGTGGTGATTCGTCTTTGTGCTCGCGGTCTGCAGCGACGGCAGGCGATCGCCCTTGTGTTACTGATTACTCTTTTGGTGGTCAGTGTATTGATGCTGTTGCTGCTCCCCCTTGCGATTCAACAGGCGGAAGAACTCCTGAATCAACTGCCAGAGTTGGCAGATACCAGCAATCAAAATTTGCGCCATCTGGATCAACTCCTGCGCCGCTACCAATTCCCCGTGGGGGTGAATGACTTGATGGAAGAGCTGACGATTCAGGTCAAAGGAATTGCTGCCCTGTTACCCAGTGTTGCCATTACAACTGTAACTAGGTTTTTTGATACTCTCTTGGTGTTGATTCTAACAGTGTATATGCTCTTTTATGGGAGTGGGATTTGGCGCGGGCTAATGCAACTGGTACCCAAGCCTTGGCGGCAGGTGGTGGATGACGCTTTGCGCCTGAATATTCGCAGTTTTTTTTCAGCGCAACTGTTTCTGGGGCTGTTTATGTTTCTTGCCCTCATTCCCTTTATGGTTGCCCTGCAGGTTAATTTTGGCTTTCTTTTTGCCCTTATCATTGGAGTTGCCCAGTTAATTCCTGTGGTAGGGGCAACGCTGGGGATTGGCTTTGTCACCCTGCTCATTCTCTTTCAGGATGCGTGGCTGGCTTTGAATATTTTCCTGATTGCCGTGGTTTTGCAACAGATTAAGGACAATGTGCTTGCCCCCAAGTTACTAGGGAATTTGATGGGACTCAACCCTCTCTGGCAGTTTATTGCCCTGCTCATTGGCGCGCGGGTGGCAGGCTTCTTGGGAATTTTGCTGGCGATTCCCCTGGCAGCAACGGTGAAAGTGGTTCTAGAGTCCCCTCCTGCCCCAGAGGGGTAG
- a CDS encoding phosphoglycerate kinase, giving the protein MSKKSVAQLSAADLEGKRVLVRVDFNVPVDENGVITDDTRIRAALPTIQDLISKGAKVILVSHFGRPKGVDEKLRLTPVAQRLSELLHKPVAKLDDCIGDAVVAHTQAMANGDVCLLENVRFHPGEEKNDPEFAKQLAACAEVYVNDAFGTAHRAHASTAGVTQYLSPCVAGFLMEKELEYLQNAIEHPRRPLAAIVGGSKVSSKIGVIEALLEKVDKLLIGGGMIFTFYKARGLNVGKSLVEEDKLELAKHLEAKAQEKGVELLLPTDVVVADNFANDAHSQVVSIAAIPDNWMGLDIGPASVKRFQEALQDCKTVIWNGPMGVFEFDQFAKGTEAIARCLAELTSQGVSTIIGGGDSVAAVEKVGLADRMSHISTGGGASLELLEGKELPGIAALDDA; this is encoded by the coding sequence GTGTCTAAAAAATCCGTAGCGCAGTTATCCGCCGCCGACTTAGAAGGAAAGCGTGTCCTCGTGCGGGTGGATTTTAACGTCCCCGTCGACGAAAACGGGGTCATTACTGATGATACTCGTATCCGTGCAGCCCTGCCCACCATTCAAGACCTGATCAGCAAAGGTGCAAAAGTCATTCTGGTCAGCCACTTTGGCCGTCCTAAGGGCGTGGATGAGAAGTTGCGCCTCACCCCTGTGGCCCAGCGGCTCTCGGAACTGCTCCACAAACCCGTGGCCAAGCTCGATGACTGCATTGGGGATGCCGTGGTTGCCCACACCCAAGCCATGGCTAATGGTGATGTCTGCCTGCTGGAGAATGTGCGCTTCCATCCGGGGGAAGAAAAAAATGATCCCGAATTTGCCAAGCAACTGGCCGCCTGTGCCGAAGTCTATGTCAACGATGCCTTTGGCACTGCGCACCGCGCCCATGCTTCAACCGCTGGGGTGACTCAGTACCTCAGTCCTTGCGTGGCGGGCTTTTTGATGGAGAAAGAATTGGAATATCTGCAAAATGCCATCGAACATCCCCGCCGTCCCCTGGCGGCTATTGTGGGGGGATCGAAAGTTTCTTCTAAGATTGGTGTCATTGAAGCCCTTTTAGAAAAAGTGGATAAATTGCTCATTGGCGGCGGTATGATCTTCACCTTCTACAAAGCGCGGGGGCTCAATGTTGGCAAGTCTCTGGTGGAAGAAGACAAGTTGGAGCTAGCCAAGCACCTGGAAGCCAAGGCCCAAGAAAAAGGGGTGGAGTTGCTCTTGCCAACAGATGTAGTGGTGGCGGATAACTTTGCCAACGATGCTCATAGCCAAGTGGTCAGTATCGCAGCGATTCCTGACAACTGGATGGGGCTAGATATTGGGCCTGCTTCCGTCAAGCGCTTCCAAGAGGCACTCCAAGATTGCAAAACAGTGATCTGGAATGGCCCAATGGGGGTGTTTGAGTTTGATCAATTTGCCAAGGGGACAGAGGCGATCGCCCGCTGTTTGGCTGAGCTCACCAGTCAGGGGGTCTCCACAATTATCGGCGGCGGCGATTCTGTGGCTGCTGTGGAAAAAGTTGGCCTGGCCGATCGCATGAGCCACATTTCCACCGGTGGCGGGGCAAGCCTCGAACTCCTCGAAGGCAAAGAACTGCCGGGTATTGCTGCCCTTGATGATGCCTAG
- a CDS encoding peroxiredoxin, whose product MSLKLGDVVPNFTQASSMGDINFYEWAGDSWVVLFSHPADYTPVCTTELGEVARLRPEFEKRNVKVLALSVDSVESHLGWIKDIEEVNNVKVDYPILADEDKKVSNLYDMIHPNSLNNLTVRTVFIIDPQKRLRLTMTYPASTGRNFAEILRVIDSLQLTDNYSVATPANWQEGQECVIVPSLSDEEAKQKFPKGFNAVKPYLRLTPQPNK is encoded by the coding sequence ATGAGCCTAAAACTTGGGGATGTCGTACCCAACTTTACCCAAGCCTCCTCCATGGGAGACATCAACTTCTACGAGTGGGCAGGGGATAGTTGGGTTGTCCTGTTCTCCCATCCAGCGGATTACACCCCCGTTTGCACGACAGAACTGGGGGAAGTGGCACGGTTACGCCCAGAATTTGAGAAGCGCAATGTCAAAGTCTTGGCTCTGAGTGTCGATAGTGTGGAGTCCCACCTCGGCTGGATCAAAGACATCGAAGAAGTGAACAACGTCAAGGTGGATTACCCGATTTTGGCCGACGAGGACAAAAAAGTCTCCAACCTCTACGACATGATCCACCCCAACTCCCTGAACAACCTGACAGTGCGCACAGTCTTTATCATTGACCCCCAAAAACGCCTGCGCCTGACCATGACCTATCCTGCCAGCACAGGCCGCAACTTTGCTGAGATTCTGCGGGTCATTGATTCGCTGCAACTGACGGACAACTACAGTGTGGCAACTCCGGCCAACTGGCAAGAGGGTCAAGAGTGCGTGATTGTGCCTTCCCTCAGCGATGAAGAAGCGAAGCAGAAGTTTCCCAAGGGCTTCAATGCTGTTAAACCCTATCTGCGCTTGACACCTCAACCCAACAAATAG